Proteins encoded together in one Caldicellulosiruptor saccharolyticus DSM 8903 window:
- the lexA gene encoding transcriptional repressor LexA has product MKKQLTKKQEEILEFIKKRIKEKGYPPAVREICEATGLKSTSTVHGHLTRLEKKGYIRRDPSKPRAIEIVDDDFYVHRNVIRLPLVGKVTAGEPILAVENIEDTITLPYDLVGTEDAFLLRVKGDSMIDAGIFDNDIIIVKRQNVAENGDIVVALIDDEATVKRFFKESDHIRLQPENKAMEPIIVKDVKILGKVIGLIRRM; this is encoded by the coding sequence ATGAAGAAACAGCTTACAAAAAAGCAAGAAGAGATATTAGAGTTTATAAAAAAGAGAATTAAAGAAAAAGGCTATCCACCTGCTGTGAGAGAGATATGTGAAGCAACAGGCTTAAAATCAACCTCAACTGTACACGGGCACTTAACTCGCTTAGAGAAAAAAGGCTATATAAGGCGCGACCCTTCAAAACCAAGAGCAATTGAAATTGTAGACGATGATTTTTATGTTCACAGAAATGTCATTCGGCTCCCACTTGTTGGTAAAGTCACTGCAGGTGAGCCTATCTTAGCTGTTGAAAACATCGAAGATACCATAACTCTTCCCTATGACTTGGTTGGAACAGAAGATGCGTTTTTGCTAAGGGTTAAAGGAGATAGTATGATCGATGCGGGAATTTTCGACAATGATATTATAATTGTAAAAAGACAAAATGTTGCTGAAAATGGAGATATTGTTGTGGCTTTAATTGACGATGAAGCAACTGTTAAAAGATTTTTCAAAGAGAGCGATCATATACGACTGCAACCAGAGAACAAGGCAATGGAACCTATAATTGTAAAAGACGTGAAAATTCTCGGAAAGGTAATAGGCCTTATTAGGAGGATGTAA
- a CDS encoding methionine gamma-lyase family protein has translation MKIDYEALGRFFNFDKKLINIAQQALESVKEIFEEIERIKSYNQLKILNAFQKNKLSYTHLNKTDGYGYSDSGRDVIERIYSDVFGCEDSLVRIQFISGTQAISTMLFGVLRPGDILLSICGQPYDTLQKVIGIKSGGHGTLIDFGIRYEEIELKNNSFDFDKIEKVLKEQKVKAVFIQRSRGYSLRKSISIEKIKEVTQFIKNISPHTIVMVDNCYGEFVEKLEPTEVGADLIAGSLIKNPGGTIASCGGYIAGKKELVEMCADRLNTPGMGKEVGPSLGFNREILQGLLFAPHIVAESLKVAVFTAYIMESLGYEVLPRYNEYRTDIIQSIVFKNEEKLIRFCQGIQKGCPVDSNVLPEPWDMPGYFHKVIMAAGGFVQGTSLELSCDAPIREPFVAYLQGSSSFEIGVVGILKAIEMIRRM, from the coding sequence TTGAAAATTGACTATGAGGCTTTAGGTAGATTTTTTAATTTTGACAAGAAACTAATCAATATTGCACAGCAAGCGCTTGAAAGTGTAAAAGAGATTTTTGAAGAGATAGAGAGAATAAAATCGTACAACCAGCTCAAAATTTTAAATGCATTTCAAAAAAATAAGCTTTCTTATACACATTTGAACAAAACAGATGGTTATGGCTATTCAGACAGTGGTAGAGATGTAATTGAAAGAATATATTCTGATGTATTTGGCTGTGAGGATTCGCTTGTGAGAATTCAGTTTATTTCGGGTACTCAGGCAATCTCAACAATGCTATTTGGAGTATTGCGACCTGGCGATATACTTTTATCTATCTGTGGACAGCCTTATGACACACTTCAAAAGGTCATTGGAATAAAAAGTGGAGGGCATGGTACTCTTATTGATTTCGGCATAAGGTACGAAGAGATTGAGTTAAAAAATAATAGTTTTGACTTTGACAAAATTGAAAAGGTGCTAAAAGAACAAAAAGTAAAGGCGGTTTTTATACAGCGATCAAGAGGGTACTCTTTAAGAAAGTCAATCTCTATTGAAAAGATAAAAGAAGTAACACAATTTATAAAGAATATCAGCCCTCACACAATTGTAATGGTTGACAACTGTTATGGTGAGTTTGTGGAAAAACTTGAACCAACAGAGGTGGGAGCAGATTTAATAGCAGGCTCACTCATTAAAAACCCCGGTGGAACAATTGCATCATGTGGAGGTTATATTGCTGGTAAAAAAGAGCTGGTTGAGATGTGTGCAGACAGGCTCAACACCCCTGGCATGGGCAAAGAAGTAGGACCTTCACTTGGCTTTAACAGAGAGATATTACAAGGACTTCTATTTGCACCACATATTGTTGCTGAGAGTTTAAAAGTTGCGGTCTTTACAGCATACATCATGGAAAGTTTAGGTTATGAAGTTTTACCGCGGTACAATGAATATAGAACAGACATAATTCAATCAATTGTATTTAAGAACGAAGAAAAGCTAATTAGATTTTGCCAAGGGATTCAAAAAGGTTGCCCTGTTGACAGTAATGTTCTACCCGAGCCATGGGATATGCCGGGGTATTTTCACAAGGTAATAATGGCAGCAGGTGGTTTTGTACAGGGAACTTCATTAGAACTTTCATGTGATGCCCCAATCAGAGAACCTTTCGTTGCTTATCTTCAAGGCAGCTCTTCATTTGAAATAGGAGTTGTGGGGATTTTGAAAGCTATTGAAATGATTAGGAGGATGTAA
- the hfq gene encoding RNA chaperone Hfq yields MAKGNLNLQDLFLNQLRKEKVNVTIFLLSGFQLKGVIKGFDNFTLVVETENNKQQLIYKHAISSILPSKPINYMAQVQNSQVQNTASQQSNNNQNQESK; encoded by the coding sequence GTGGCAAAAGGAAATTTGAACTTGCAGGATTTATTTTTAAACCAGCTTCGAAAAGAAAAAGTCAACGTTACAATCTTTTTACTGAGCGGATTCCAATTGAAAGGAGTTATCAAAGGTTTTGATAACTTTACATTGGTGGTAGAGACAGAAAATAACAAACAGCAGCTCATTTACAAACATGCAATTTCTTCTATTCTACCATCAAAGCCAATAAACTACATGGCTCAAGTTCAAAACTCACAAGTGCAAAACACAGCTTCTCAGCAAAGTAACAATAACCAAAATCAAGAGTCAAAATAA
- the miaA gene encoding tRNA (adenosine(37)-N6)-dimethylallyltransferase MiaA, protein MSDKNKNRRKGEESKMQKIPLIVIAGLTATGKTDVAIELAQLIDGEIVSADSMCVYKYMDIGTAKPTKEQRQIVKHYVIDVVFPNEDYNVALFQKDATKAIDEIYQKGKIPLLVGGTGFYIKSIVDDIEFPEMGDSKQVRQNLYKELEEKGNMYLYEMLKNVDSKAAQSVHPNNVKRVIRYLEIYFLTGKKPTDFLEKVRKKGSKKYNILPLCFVMERSLLKERIDARVEKMFKIGLVDEVKMLLEMGYSKDLKSMQGLGYKQVIPYIEGNITLEEAKEELKLRTKQFAKRQSIWFKYQGDFIYLDVGNLEFKEVVKKCFELCKSVV, encoded by the coding sequence TTGTCTGATAAAAATAAAAATAGAAGAAAAGGTGAAGAGAGCAAGATGCAAAAAATTCCTTTAATTGTAATTGCAGGTCTTACTGCAACTGGAAAGACAGATGTTGCAATTGAGCTTGCTCAGCTGATAGATGGCGAAATTGTCTCTGCAGATTCTATGTGTGTCTATAAGTATATGGACATTGGCACTGCTAAACCAACCAAAGAACAAAGACAAATTGTAAAACACTATGTGATTGACGTTGTCTTTCCTAATGAAGATTACAATGTAGCGCTGTTTCAAAAAGATGCAACAAAAGCAATAGATGAGATTTATCAAAAAGGCAAAATTCCGCTTCTTGTTGGTGGTACAGGATTTTATATAAAATCGATTGTGGATGATATTGAGTTTCCTGAGATGGGGGACTCAAAACAGGTACGTCAAAACCTTTACAAAGAGCTCGAAGAAAAAGGAAATATGTATCTTTATGAAATGCTTAAAAATGTTGACAGCAAAGCTGCCCAGTCAGTTCATCCGAATAATGTAAAAAGGGTTATAAGGTATTTGGAAATTTACTTTCTTACTGGCAAAAAGCCGACAGATTTTTTGGAGAAGGTGAGGAAAAAAGGTTCTAAAAAGTATAATATACTACCTTTGTGTTTTGTAATGGAAAGGTCTCTTCTCAAAGAGAGAATTGATGCAAGAGTTGAGAAGATGTTTAAAATTGGGCTTGTTGATGAGGTGAAGATGCTGCTTGAAATGGGGTATTCAAAGGACTTAAAGTCTATGCAAGGACTTGGATACAAGCAGGTAATACCATATATTGAAGGTAACATTACCTTAGAGGAGGCAAAAGAGGAGCTTAAACTGCGAACTAAACAGTTTGCAAAGAGACAGAGTATTTGGTTTAAGTACCAAGGGGATTTTATATACTTGGATGTAGGTAACCTTGAGTTTAAAGAAGTTGTGAAAAAATGTTTTGAACTTTGCAAAAGTGTGGTATAA
- the mutL gene encoding DNA mismatch repair endonuclease MutL: protein MRELNRLSEEITHILAAGEVVERPASCLKEVIENSIDAGASLIDIKLEKGGIKKIEVYDNGKGIHSDDIEYVFERHTTSKIKSVDDIFKITTMGFRGEALCAISSVSKVTLISRHYEQEQGCKVEVEGGKVLSKTIYPFEKGTRITIEDLFYNTPARLKFLKSPSAEQKYCIEVVEKIAICYPEISFRMQVDNKRQLFTPGDSKVESAIASVFGSEILKNLIDFSHQEEGLKVWGFFVNPVLSKSTRSGYHFYVNRRFIRSKLLSTCIDEAFKNSILTGRFPIVFLFIEINPIDIDVNVHPAKLEIKFKDERYVYNTVYKTVSSTLQSEKMIPKPTLDNLYLPQSVQDVKMVRNLWSYTQEQQSKEKAFQEDFNEFLKIEEQLDFSKVEVGKESKDVITVFSEEFNVETYKIVGYAFDTYIIVQKEDSLYLIDQHAVHERRLFELLKEEIFRNKIQRQILLSPIVIELPISQKEFALENVHIFEKLGFEIDDFGKNEIVVRTYPLLFEGAVDKFFILDIIEMIYNESVEKGITHFSEELLKKIACRAAVKGNMNISDLEKEEIVKLVLVEKKIFNCPHGRPVVIEIQKREIEKMFKRIV, encoded by the coding sequence ATGAGAGAGTTAAATAGGTTATCTGAGGAGATTACCCATATTTTGGCAGCAGGGGAGGTTGTCGAAAGGCCTGCATCGTGTTTAAAAGAGGTCATTGAAAATTCCATTGATGCAGGGGCAAGTTTGATTGATATTAAATTAGAAAAAGGCGGTATAAAAAAAATTGAGGTGTATGACAATGGCAAAGGCATTCATTCTGATGACATTGAATACGTTTTTGAGAGACACACAACAAGTAAGATAAAATCGGTTGATGACATTTTCAAAATTACAACAATGGGTTTTAGAGGAGAGGCACTTTGTGCAATTTCAAGCGTTTCAAAAGTTACTCTTATCTCAAGGCACTATGAACAGGAACAAGGTTGTAAAGTAGAGGTTGAAGGTGGAAAAGTTCTTTCAAAAACCATATATCCTTTTGAAAAAGGAACAAGAATTACAATTGAAGACCTTTTTTATAATACACCAGCTAGGCTAAAATTTTTAAAATCACCTTCTGCTGAACAAAAATACTGCATTGAAGTTGTTGAAAAGATTGCAATCTGCTATCCAGAAATTTCTTTTAGAATGCAGGTAGACAATAAAAGGCAACTTTTTACACCAGGGGATAGTAAAGTAGAGTCTGCTATTGCTTCAGTTTTTGGATCAGAAATTTTAAAAAACCTCATTGACTTTTCGCACCAGGAAGAAGGTTTAAAGGTATGGGGATTTTTTGTAAACCCAGTTTTGAGTAAATCAACACGAAGCGGTTATCACTTTTATGTCAATAGAAGATTTATAAGAAGCAAGCTTCTTTCCACTTGCATTGACGAGGCTTTTAAAAATTCAATTTTGACAGGTAGATTTCCTATTGTATTTTTGTTTATAGAAATAAATCCTATTGACATTGACGTAAATGTTCACCCTGCAAAACTTGAGATAAAGTTCAAAGATGAGAGATATGTTTATAACACTGTATACAAAACAGTTTCAAGTACACTTCAGTCAGAAAAAATGATTCCAAAGCCTACTTTAGATAATCTTTATTTACCCCAAAGTGTACAAGATGTTAAAATGGTAAGAAACCTTTGGTCTTATACACAAGAACAACAGAGCAAAGAGAAAGCGTTTCAAGAGGATTTTAATGAGTTTTTGAAAATTGAGGAACAACTTGATTTTTCAAAAGTAGAAGTGGGAAAAGAGAGTAAAGATGTCATAACTGTATTTTCAGAAGAATTTAATGTTGAAACTTATAAGATAGTGGGATATGCTTTTGATACCTATATCATTGTACAAAAAGAGGATAGCCTTTATCTTATAGACCAGCATGCTGTCCATGAAAGAAGATTGTTTGAACTTTTGAAAGAAGAGATTTTTCGAAATAAAATCCAAAGACAGATATTGCTCTCTCCAATTGTTATTGAGCTTCCAATTTCTCAAAAAGAGTTTGCGTTAGAAAATGTTCATATTTTTGAAAAACTTGGTTTTGAAATAGACGATTTTGGGAAAAATGAAATAGTGGTAAGAACATATCCACTTTTATTTGAAGGTGCAGTTGATAAGTTTTTCATACTTGATATAATTGAGATGATTTACAATGAATCAGTAGAAAAAGGTATAACCCACTTTTCAGAGGAATTGCTCAAAAAGATAGCATGCAGAGCAGCGGTTAAAGGTAATATGAATATCTCAGATTTGGAAAAAGAAGAGATAGTAAAACTTGTTCTTGTTGAGAAGAAGATATTCAACTGCCCTCATGGAAGACCTGTTGTTATTGAAATTCAAAAAAGAGAAATTGAAAAGATGTTCAAAAGAATTGTCTGA
- the mutS gene encoding DNA mismatch repair protein MutS, with amino-acid sequence MQELTPMMQQYMEIKQRVKDCILFFRLGDFYEMFFDDAIIASKELEIALTARDCGNNEKAPMCGVPYHSAHSYIAKLIEKGYKVAICEQVEDPKLAKGVVKREITRIITPGTFIDENFSKANNFICCVARVESDFALTFVDISTGEMYACLIENDIQKMINEISKYAPSEILISHLDNELYEVIRENYNSFVQRIEFIEIDRCYDLIDKQMQITNINDKVALSVGNLLNYLVDTQKISFNYIKKFEFYRVQNYLQIDLSTKRNLELTESIIARSKKNSLFGILDQAKTSMGSRLIKKWLERPLIDVVEINRRLDAVEELYNNFPLLMQIEGLLEGIYDIERLSSKFAYKSINAKDLLSLKKSIEVLPRLKELLGEFKSPLLKELYNELDTLEDVYSLIDSSINEDAPVGLKEGGIIKDGFNDHVDRLRNISKNSKELLIQYEEKERNLTGIKNLKIGYNKVFGYYIEVTKSNYSLVPERYIRKQTLANAERYVTEELKKLEDEIINAEQKLVELEYELFCQIRDKIESQIERIQKTASCIAIIDALCSFAHIAIDNRYTKPIVYLGDRIYIKNGRHPVVEKMIGYSNFVPNDTELDNDQNRVLIITGPNMAGKSTYMRQVALIVIMAQMGCFVPAEEAQIGIVDKIFSRIGASDDISSGQSTFMVEMSEVANILKNATPKSLIIFDEVGRGTSTYDGLSIAWAVLEFVADKSKIGAKTLFATHYHELTELEEKISGVKNYRVDVKEEGKNIIFLRKIVRGGCDSSYGIHVARLAGIPEEVLQRAEQILKKLEEADINRKEAKRLRKEIKREFTEQIEFFSYKKDEIIEKIENLDILNITPIQALNILSELKHEIIKAKERQLL; translated from the coding sequence ATGCAAGAACTTACCCCAATGATGCAGCAGTACATGGAGATAAAACAAAGGGTGAAAGACTGTATTCTGTTTTTCAGACTGGGGGACTTTTATGAGATGTTCTTTGACGATGCAATAATTGCTTCAAAAGAACTTGAGATAGCTCTGACTGCAAGAGATTGTGGAAATAATGAAAAAGCACCTATGTGCGGGGTTCCTTATCATTCCGCACATAGCTATATTGCGAAGCTTATTGAAAAAGGATACAAAGTAGCCATCTGTGAGCAGGTAGAGGACCCAAAGCTTGCAAAAGGTGTTGTGAAAAGAGAGATTACCAGGATTATCACACCAGGTACATTTATTGACGAAAATTTTAGCAAGGCAAATAACTTTATCTGCTGTGTTGCGAGGGTGGAGTCTGACTTTGCTTTGACATTTGTTGATATATCAACGGGTGAGATGTACGCTTGTTTAATTGAAAATGATATCCAAAAGATGATAAATGAGATTAGTAAATATGCTCCAAGTGAAATTTTAATTTCACATTTAGATAATGAACTCTATGAAGTTATTAGAGAAAACTACAACTCATTTGTTCAAAGAATAGAGTTTATTGAGATTGATAGATGCTATGATTTAATAGATAAACAGATGCAAATCACCAATATAAATGACAAAGTGGCACTGTCTGTTGGAAATTTACTGAATTATTTAGTGGATACCCAAAAGATTTCATTTAACTATATAAAAAAGTTTGAATTTTACAGAGTACAGAATTATCTTCAAATTGACCTTAGCACAAAAAGGAATTTGGAGCTGACAGAAAGTATAATTGCTCGCTCAAAGAAAAATAGTCTTTTTGGAATTTTGGACCAAGCAAAAACGTCAATGGGTTCAAGACTAATTAAAAAATGGCTTGAAAGACCATTGATTGATGTTGTTGAGATAAACAGAAGACTTGATGCAGTTGAAGAACTTTACAACAATTTTCCACTTTTAATGCAAATTGAAGGATTATTAGAAGGAATATATGACATTGAAAGACTATCTTCAAAGTTTGCTTACAAGAGCATAAACGCAAAGGATTTGCTCAGTTTAAAAAAATCAATTGAGGTTTTGCCCCGGCTTAAAGAACTCTTGGGAGAGTTTAAATCACCTTTGCTGAAAGAGCTTTATAATGAACTTGACACATTAGAAGATGTATATAGTCTAATTGATTCTTCAATAAACGAAGATGCACCTGTAGGCTTGAAAGAAGGCGGGATTATAAAAGATGGATTTAATGACCATGTAGACAGGCTGAGAAATATTTCCAAGAATAGTAAAGAACTTCTTATTCAATATGAAGAAAAGGAAAGGAATTTGACGGGCATCAAAAATTTAAAAATAGGCTACAACAAGGTTTTTGGATATTACATTGAAGTAACTAAATCTAACTATTCACTTGTTCCCGAGCGCTATATAAGAAAACAGACTCTTGCAAACGCAGAAAGATATGTCACAGAAGAGCTAAAGAAGTTAGAGGATGAAATTATAAATGCAGAACAAAAACTTGTTGAGCTTGAATATGAACTGTTTTGTCAAATAAGGGATAAGATAGAAAGTCAAATAGAGAGAATTCAAAAAACAGCAAGTTGTATAGCTATCATTGACGCTCTTTGTTCATTTGCTCACATTGCAATTGACAACAGATACACAAAACCAATTGTTTACTTAGGCGATAGAATCTATATAAAAAATGGTCGACACCCTGTTGTTGAAAAGATGATAGGCTATAGCAACTTTGTTCCAAATGACACAGAACTTGACAATGACCAAAACAGAGTCCTAATAATCACAGGTCCTAACATGGCAGGGAAGTCTACATACATGCGTCAGGTGGCACTAATTGTCATAATGGCGCAGATGGGCTGCTTTGTTCCAGCAGAAGAAGCGCAGATTGGTATAGTTGATAAGATTTTTTCGCGAATTGGAGCATCAGATGACATCTCATCTGGCCAGAGCACTTTTATGGTTGAGATGAGTGAGGTTGCAAATATTTTGAAAAATGCAACTCCCAAGAGCCTTATAATATTTGATGAGGTGGGAAGAGGTACGAGCACATACGATGGGCTTTCAATTGCCTGGGCTGTTTTAGAGTTTGTTGCTGACAAATCTAAAATAGGTGCAAAGACTCTTTTTGCAACTCACTATCATGAACTTACAGAACTTGAGGAGAAGATTTCTGGTGTGAAAAATTATAGAGTTGATGTAAAAGAAGAAGGTAAAAACATCATCTTTCTGAGAAAGATTGTAAGGGGTGGCTGTGACTCGAGTTATGGTATTCATGTTGCAAGGCTTGCTGGTATTCCTGAAGAGGTTTTGCAAAGAGCAGAGCAAATCTTAAAAAAGCTCGAAGAGGCTGATATAAATCGGAAAGAGGCGAAAAGATTAAGAAAAGAGATAAAAAGAGAATTTACTGAGCAGATAGAGTTTTTTTCATACAAAAAAGATGAGATAATAGAGAAGATTGAAAACCTTGACATTTTAAATATAACTCCAATTCAGGCTCTAAACATTTTAAGCGAGTTAAAACATGAGATAATTAAAGCAAAAGAGAGGCAGCTGTTATGA
- the miaB gene encoding tRNA (N6-isopentenyl adenosine(37)-C2)-methylthiotransferase MiaB, with amino-acid sequence MENRGIYYIDFGTQAQFIEEIEKMNSEYYFKNGKNKTYHIITYGCQMNVHDSEKLAGMLNAMGYVETQNLEEADLIIFNTCAVREHAESRVYGNIGPLKRLKDKKPELIIGVCGCMPQQLEVAQKLAKVFPFLDIIFGTKSLHKFPQLLYKAITTKKTVIDVAEDEDVVVEGIPTARREGVSAFVNIIYGCNNFCSYCIVPYVRGRERSRRPEEIIFEIQQLAANGVKEVTLLGQNVNSYGKDLPDGIPFYKLLEKVNAIEGIERIRFVTSHPKDLSDELIFAMRDLEKVCEHIHLPVQSGSTRILRQMNRHYTKEDYLRLVEKLKENIPDIAITTDIIVGFPGETEEDFEDTLDVVRKVEFDSAYTFIYSKRKGTKAAQMPNQVPDEVKHERFQRLVKLVEEIALKKNQQMLGKVCEILIDGYSKRNNLLEGRTRTNKVVNVKCSDEFMYKFVNVKILEASRHWLYGEVI; translated from the coding sequence TTGGAAAATAGAGGAATTTATTATATAGATTTTGGTACTCAAGCACAGTTCATTGAAGAAATTGAAAAGATGAACTCAGAGTATTATTTTAAAAATGGAAAAAACAAAACATATCATATCATCACCTATGGTTGCCAAATGAATGTCCATGATTCTGAAAAATTAGCAGGAATGCTAAATGCAATGGGGTATGTAGAGACTCAAAATTTAGAAGAAGCAGACTTGATTATATTTAACACATGCGCTGTAAGAGAACACGCTGAGTCAAGAGTATATGGTAATATTGGTCCTCTAAAAAGATTGAAAGACAAAAAACCGGAGTTGATAATAGGGGTATGCGGATGTATGCCTCAGCAGCTTGAGGTTGCTCAAAAGCTTGCTAAAGTATTCCCATTTTTAGATATAATCTTTGGTACAAAGAGCCTTCACAAGTTTCCGCAGCTTCTGTATAAGGCAATTACTACAAAAAAGACCGTAATTGATGTTGCAGAGGATGAAGATGTAGTTGTTGAAGGTATTCCTACTGCGAGAAGAGAAGGTGTCAGTGCCTTTGTCAACATAATTTATGGCTGTAACAATTTTTGTTCATATTGTATTGTACCATACGTCAGGGGAAGAGAAAGGAGTAGAAGACCTGAAGAGATTATATTTGAGATACAGCAGCTTGCAGCAAATGGAGTAAAAGAGGTCACACTCCTGGGACAGAATGTGAACTCTTATGGTAAAGATTTACCTGATGGAATTCCATTTTATAAACTTCTTGAGAAGGTAAATGCTATAGAAGGTATTGAGAGAATAAGGTTTGTGACCTCACACCCAAAGGATTTGTCAGATGAGCTAATTTTTGCAATGAGGGACTTAGAAAAGGTGTGTGAGCATATACATCTACCAGTACAGTCGGGCTCAACAAGGATTTTAAGACAGATGAACAGGCATTACACAAAAGAAGATTATTTAAGGCTTGTAGAAAAGCTAAAAGAGAATATTCCTGATATAGCAATAACCACTGATATAATAGTAGGTTTTCCGGGGGAGACAGAGGAGGATTTTGAAGATACTTTGGATGTAGTGAGAAAGGTTGAATTTGACTCTGCCTATACATTTATATATTCCAAGAGGAAAGGAACAAAAGCAGCACAAATGCCAAACCAGGTGCCTGATGAAGTAAAACATGAAAGATTTCAAAGACTTGTAAAATTAGTTGAAGAAATAGCTTTAAAAAAGAATCAGCAAATGCTTGGAAAAGTATGTGAAATTCTCATAGATGGATACTCTAAAAGGAATAATCTTCTTGAAGGGAGAACAAGGACTAATAAGGTAGTAAATGTAAAGTGTTCTGATGAGTTTATGTACAAGTTTGTAAATGTAAAAATTCTGGAAGCCTCAAGGCATTGGCTTTATGGTGAGGTGATATGA
- a CDS encoding alpha/beta-type small acid-soluble spore protein: MPRKKRLVPEAAPQLDKLKQETAQEVGVTLDNYNPNITTKQAGTVGGYMVKKMIQDYQNRAKNQQ; encoded by the coding sequence ATGCCAAGGAAAAAAAGGCTTGTCCCAGAAGCTGCTCCTCAGCTAGATAAATTAAAACAAGAAACAGCCCAAGAGGTTGGCGTAACTCTTGACAATTACAATCCAAACATTACCACAAAGCAAGCAGGAACAGTTGGGGGATATATGGTCAAGAAGATGATTCAGGATTATCAAAACAGGGCAAAGAACCAGCAGTAA
- a CDS encoding ACT domain-containing protein, which translates to MYVKQISVFLENKSGRLAEVTSILGKNNIDISALSIADTTDFGILRLIVNKPDLALQVLKENGFTVSATDVIAIAVEDKPGGLAKVLDILYKNDIGIEYMYAFVGKITDEALVILKVENSEEAINVLKENNVRILSANEVYSL; encoded by the coding sequence ATGTATGTAAAGCAAATTTCTGTGTTTTTAGAAAACAAGTCAGGAAGACTTGCTGAGGTAACAAGCATTTTAGGAAAGAACAACATTGACATCTCAGCTCTCTCAATTGCTGATACCACAGACTTTGGTATTTTGAGACTGATTGTCAACAAGCCTGATTTAGCTCTGCAGGTCTTAAAAGAAAATGGATTTACAGTCTCTGCGACAGATGTGATTGCAATAGCTGTGGAAGACAAACCAGGTGGTCTGGCAAAAGTGCTTGATATTCTATATAAAAACGATATAGGAATTGAATACATGTATGCTTTTGTAGGGAAAATAACTGATGAAGCTCTTGTAATCTTGAAAGTTGAAAATAGCGAGGAAGCAATAAATGTCCTAAAGGAAAATAATGTTAGAATACTCTCAGCAAATGAGGTTTATTCTCTGTAA